A window of Aliarcobacter trophiarum LMG 25534 contains these coding sequences:
- a CDS encoding protein adenylyltransferase SelO family protein translates to MNKNNKKMIEIFDELISLSDYSFVNKLNGDPDAKQNGDNKSAREVFSGHYVEVEPTAIKEPIYISHSENFFKELGFSEQLLKSDDFIKLFSGDMSNISKPIQKIAWATGYALSIYGREYYAQCPFQTGNGYGDGRAISVLEAVINDKRWEFQLKGAGKTPYCRGADGRAVLRSSIREFLAQEHMNSLNIPTSRSLTLFTSKKEQVTRPWFRDNSYSMDPEVMIEEDVAITTRVASSFIRVGQLELFGRRARKNEYKNALKELEMIVLHLIDREYSEDISQDLRLEEKIISLANEFQSRLTSLVANWIRVGYCQGNFNSDNCAAGGFTLDYGPFGFIEMFDPKYQSWTGGGVHFSFFNQPIAALKNFKSFCNSLKPLLSSNKNALEEFEKIENNFSKVMQEKMQNMWAKKLGLDNFNVELFEDLINLMIDTKVDYTIFFRELSNIPNDMSSLEKSFYENLKDENIKLRWNSWLKIWRSLINIKDEESKQKLSIQMKLINPKYILREWHLVKAYQEAQNGNYTLVNELQEIMTKPYDEQTKEIEEKYYIKKPKDLFGIAGISHVSCSS, encoded by the coding sequence ATGAATAAAAATAATAAAAAAATGATAGAAATATTTGATGAGCTTATTAGTTTAAGTGACTACTCTTTTGTAAATAAATTAAATGGAGATCCAGATGCAAAACAAAATGGTGATAACAAATCTGCCAGAGAGGTTTTTAGTGGGCATTATGTAGAAGTTGAACCAACTGCTATTAAAGAGCCTATATATATTTCTCATAGTGAAAACTTTTTTAAAGAACTAGGCTTTAGTGAACAGTTATTAAAATCAGATGATTTTATAAAACTATTTTCAGGTGATATGTCAAATATTTCTAAACCAATACAAAAAATAGCTTGGGCAACTGGATATGCACTTTCTATATATGGTCGTGAGTATTATGCTCAATGTCCTTTTCAAACAGGGAATGGATATGGTGATGGTAGAGCAATCTCTGTTTTAGAAGCAGTAATAAATGATAAAAGATGGGAATTTCAACTAAAAGGTGCAGGGAAAACTCCATATTGTAGAGGTGCGGATGGAAGAGCTGTTTTAAGATCAAGTATTAGAGAGTTTTTAGCACAAGAACATATGAATTCACTTAATATTCCAACTTCAAGGTCTTTAACTCTGTTTACTTCTAAAAAAGAGCAAGTAACAAGACCTTGGTTTAGAGATAACTCTTATTCAATGGATCCTGAAGTTATGATAGAAGAAGATGTTGCAATTACTACAAGAGTTGCATCTTCATTTATAAGAGTTGGACAACTTGAACTTTTTGGAAGACGTGCTAGAAAAAATGAATATAAAAATGCTTTAAAAGAGCTAGAGATGATAGTTTTACATTTGATTGATAGGGAGTATAGTGAAGATATTAGTCAAGATTTGAGATTAGAGGAAAAGATAATATCTTTAGCAAATGAGTTTCAAAGCCGTCTTACTTCTTTAGTGGCAAACTGGATAAGAGTTGGTTATTGTCAAGGTAATTTCAATAGTGATAACTGTGCAGCTGGAGGATTTACTCTTGATTACGGACCATTTGGGTTTATAGAGATGTTTGATCCAAAATATCAATCTTGGACTGGTGGAGGAGTGCATTTTTCATTTTTTAATCAACCAATTGCTGCTTTAAAAAACTTCAAATCATTTTGTAATTCTTTAAAACCATTGCTTAGTTCAAATAAAAATGCTTTAGAGGAATTTGAAAAAATCGAAAATAACTTTAGTAAAGTTATGCAAGAAAAGATGCAAAATATGTGGGCTAAAAAACTTGGACTTGATAATTTTAATGTTGAGTTGTTTGAAGATTTAATAAACCTTATGATAGATACAAAAGTTGATTACACAATATTCTTTAGAGAGTTATCAAATATTCCTAATGATATGAGTAGTCTTGAAAAAAGTTTTTATGAAAATTTGAAAGATGAAAATATAAAGTTAAGATGGAATAGTTGGCTAAAAATTTGGAGATCATTAATAAATATAAAGGATGAAGAATCTAAGCAAAAACTTTCAATTCAAATGAAACTTATAAATCCTAAATATATATTAAGAGAGTGGCATCTAGTAAAAGCATATCAAGAAGCACAAAATGGGAACTATACTTTAGTAAATGAATTACAAGAAATAATGACTAAACCGTATGATGAACAAACAAAAGAGATAGAAGAGAAATATTATATTAAAAAACCAAAAGATTTATTTGGAATAGCTGGTATATCTCATGTTAGCTGTTCGTCGTAG
- a CDS encoding alpha/beta fold hydrolase, protein MQKEKIYFIPGLMTDNRLWSRALQYLQNEFEIVHLPIPLFTDFDKIVEVLYNSIQEEKINILGFSLGGYIASYYTCKYPQRVKRLFTVAATPGTTSSIEKARREKKLEEFINSNEFGLEFEKAIMLLEEKNQNDFELVNIMVDMFNDLGKEVFITQLKSTFNRIDLFDCLKNQDIPIHMLYSTNDRLLDLEALEKLHTKEHNFKLIKREGTSHNIPLEFPELFSNSIKEWIKE, encoded by the coding sequence ATGCAAAAAGAGAAAATATACTTTATTCCAGGACTTATGACTGATAATAGACTTTGGAGTAGAGCTTTACAATATTTACAAAATGAGTTTGAAATAGTTCACCTTCCTATTCCTTTGTTTACAGATTTTGATAAAATTGTTGAAGTTTTATATAATAGCATTCAAGAGGAAAAAATAAATATTTTAGGCTTCTCCTTAGGAGGTTATATAGCTTCATACTATACTTGTAAATATCCCCAAAGAGTAAAAAGACTATTTACAGTTGCAGCAACTCCAGGGACTACTTCAAGTATTGAAAAAGCAAGAAGAGAGAAAAAACTTGAAGAGTTTATAAACTCAAATGAGTTTGGCTTGGAGTTTGAAAAAGCCATTATGCTTTTAGAAGAAAAAAACCAAAATGATTTTGAGCTTGTAAATATTATGGTTGATATGTTTAATGATTTAGGAAAAGAGGTATTTATTACTCAACTAAAAAGTACTTTTAATAGAATAGATTTATTTGATTGTTTAAAAAATCAAGATATTCCAATACATATGCTATATAGCACAAATGATAGACTTTTGGACTTAGAAGCTTTAGAAAAACTTCATACAAAAGAGCATAATTTCAAACTAATAAAAAGAGAAGGAACTAGCCACAACATACCTTTAGAATTTCCAGAACTTTTTAGTAATAGTATAAAAGAGTGGATAAAAGAGTAA
- a CDS encoding M99 family carboxypeptidase catalytic domain-containing protein, with product MRFLFFIIFLLTNIYANTNIDFTLYKKEGKELGHTLLIIGGIHGDEPGGYFAPAFFEKHYTIKKGSVWIAPSVNIDSMIANQRGIYGDMNRKFSTISKDDKDIRNIEKIKSLILDKEVELVLNLHDGHGFYRQNYENAIFNPRAWGQATIIDQEKIHSLEKFGNLDEIATTVRDSLNRDKLFQDHHYFGVKNTETKAKDEQQQLSLTFFAVTNNKPAFAIETSKNITDLTEKVIYQLKSIEEFMRVMDIEFSRNFDLNSYKEVQNLLFDFGKIQINNNISFDLNDIRKNLRFIPLKKSDNNFVFEHSLGNSKFINGNYEIYIGNNLVTTLSPQIFDKNGSFLDVDLEIDGNIIKSKFGQILEVKKSFKVLKSPLRVNVIGFSKAGVDSEDSLVLTKSDMVSNFSIDNSTKDYRVEFYQDSKFYGMITIRFID from the coding sequence ATGAGATTTCTTTTTTTTATTATATTTTTACTCACAAACATTTATGCAAATACAAATATAGATTTCACTCTTTATAAAAAAGAGGGTAAAGAACTAGGACATACTTTACTTATTATAGGCGGAATACATGGTGATGAACCAGGAGGATATTTTGCACCAGCATTTTTTGAAAAACATTACACTATAAAAAAAGGAAGTGTTTGGATAGCTCCTTCTGTAAATATTGATAGTATGATAGCAAATCAAAGAGGTATCTATGGAGATATGAATAGAAAATTCAGCACAATTTCTAAAGATGACAAAGATATAAGAAATATAGAAAAAATAAAATCTCTTATTTTGGATAAAGAAGTAGAATTAGTTTTAAATCTACATGATGGACATGGTTTTTATAGACAAAACTATGAAAATGCAATTTTTAATCCAAGAGCTTGGGGTCAAGCTACAATTATTGATCAAGAAAAAATTCACTCTTTAGAGAAATTTGGAAATTTAGATGAGATTGCAACAACTGTAAGAGATAGTCTAAACAGAGATAAACTTTTCCAAGATCATCACTATTTTGGAGTAAAAAATACAGAAACAAAAGCAAAAGATGAGCAACAACAACTATCTTTAACTTTTTTTGCTGTTACAAATAATAAACCGGCATTTGCAATAGAAACAAGCAAAAATATTACAGATTTGACAGAAAAAGTGATTTATCAACTAAAATCTATCGAAGAGTTTATGAGAGTTATGGATATTGAATTTAGTAGAAATTTTGATTTAAATAGCTATAAAGAGGTACAAAATTTACTTTTTGATTTTGGAAAGATTCAAATAAACAACAATATATCTTTTGATTTAAATGATATTAGAAAAAATTTAAGATTTATTCCGCTTAAAAAAAGTGATAATAACTTTGTTTTTGAACACTCTTTAGGAAATAGTAAATTTATAAATGGTAATTATGAAATATATATAGGTAATAACTTAGTTACAACACTATCTCCTCAAATATTTGATAAAAATGGCTCTTTTCTTGATGTAGATTTGGAAATAGATGGAAATATAATTAAAAGTAAATTTGGTCAAATTTTAGAAGTTAAAAAAAGCTTCAAAGTTTTAAAATCACCTCTTAGAGTAAATGTTATTGGTTTTAGCAAAGCTGGAGTTGATAGTGAAGATAGTTTAGTTCTTACAAAAAGTGATATGGTTAGCAACTTTTCAATAGATAACTCTACAAAAGATTATAGAGTTGAATTTTACCAAGATAGTAAATTTTATGGAATGATTACAATTAGATTTATAGATTAA
- a CDS encoding FAD-dependent oxidoreductase: MKYDVVIIGAGAAGFGCALHLGSANAKFDFAKDKKYLMLDDNKSDLNVGRYFNVAGIESGINGVDLLVKLKNQLKNFPSVELKVEKAIKIEKVGDEFIINSENGSYSANIVVLATGLHKFDIECNGVKVLDNSFVPKPNLIYLENKNNLILPNLYVAGLASGVPTMFACASGDGTKVACDILSNWAGKIVVVHDVKA, from the coding sequence ATGAAATATGATGTAGTAATTATTGGAGCTGGAGCTGCTGGTTTTGGCTGTGCTTTACATTTAGGAAGTGCAAATGCTAAGTTTGACTTTGCAAAAGATAAAAAATATCTTATGCTAGATGATAATAAAAGCGATTTAAATGTAGGTAGATATTTTAATGTTGCTGGAATTGAGAGTGGAATAAATGGAGTTGATTTACTTGTAAAACTAAAAAATCAACTAAAAAATTTCCCTAGTGTTGAGCTAAAAGTTGAAAAAGCTATAAAAATTGAAAAAGTTGGTGATGAATTTATTATAAATAGTGAAAATGGCTCTTACAGTGCAAATATAGTTGTTTTAGCTACTGGACTTCATAAATTTGATATAGAGTGTAATGGTGTAAAAGTTCTTGATAATAGTTTTGTTCCAAAACCAAATTTAATATATCTAGAAAATAAAAACAACTTAATCCTTCCAAATCTATATGTAGCAGGACTTGCAAGTGGAGTTCCTACAATGTTTGCATGTGCTAGTGGAGATGGTACAAAAGTTGCTTGTGATATTCTTTCAAATTGGGCTGGAAAAATTGTTGTAGTTCATGATGTAAAAGCTTAA
- a CDS encoding YgaP family membrane protein translates to MNIFDKIRTFCKPFRIVLGVVLIAIGFFSGIAWFYLGVIPLLAGIFNFCPLCKFSGKCTPKNLK, encoded by the coding sequence ATGAATATATTTGATAAGATAAGAACATTTTGTAAACCATTTAGGATTGTTTTAGGTGTAGTTTTAATAGCTATTGGGTTTTTTAGTGGGATTGCTTGGTTTTATTTAGGAGTTATTCCTTTATTAGCTGGAATATTTAATTTTTGCCCACTTTGTAAGTTTAGTGGGAAATGTACGCCAAAAAATCTTAAGTAG